ACAAGCTCCCTGTCCGAAAGGTAAGCCGGGCCGTGGGCGGCCAGCCGTTCTCTGGGCCGGTTTTTCAGGGGGAGTTCTCTCACTTCCATTTGTCGTCTCCTCTTCAAAGCTGGATTTTTATATACATTGACTATTAACGCCCGGAAAGTGTCCGTCACTTTGTTTTTTTTTGTATTTTTCGAATTTTTTTTTTCATATCCGTTACATCGGGTATAGGTGAAGAGGATTTTTAAAGTAATGCATGGAAGCTGTCCGGGAAATCTCCCGGACAGCCCTTATCCCTACAGTTTGGAGTTCGGATCCGAAGAAGGATCTTCACAAAGCGCGAGAAAATAGATGGATCGTGCTATACTGAAAAACCGCTGGCTTGCAAGTTGTTTTACTTTCTTGATTTTAAATGCATCATAGAGGAGTGCAGCCTGCCGTTCACTCAATCCCTGAAGCGCTTCAAGTGGAGAATCGAGAATCTGCTTCAAGGTTTTTCCTTCATATGCCTTGTCGACCGCCTTATCGATATTGAAACTCGCATTTCCTCCGTGTCCCTCTTTCTCTGTTTTTTCCAGTTCCTGTATCGCCCATGCCCATTTGGCGAACCTGAGTTTCGAGAACTGCTCGACTGTGGAGATGCGGAAGGCCTCTTTCATTTTTGCCGCGTCCCCTTCGCTGACTCCCTGAATGGCGGACACCGGCTGTTTGAGGATTTCCCTCATTGACATCGACTCGAATTTCTTATCAACAGCATTTTTAATGTTCATTAAACACCTCCTTGAATGACATACTTTATTTATAATTAAAATGGCAGGAAATTACAAAGAATATTTTGATTTTTTTTGTGGTTATTTTATATTAATTTCTTACTTTTTGAGTCCCGATCGGTTACAATGACCGTATGAGACGAATACTATTGTGCTGGCCGCTCTTTTTTTTTTACTCGGGAACGGTGCGGGGTGCTGCGGGGTGAATGGTAAAGAAAAAAGTCCGCAGCTTCCCGAATGCAGATGTTTTGACGATGTGGTGCGGTATAACGGTATGACAGTCAGCATCGATGGATGGTATGAAGTCGAGCCGGTTCCCGGGGGGAAGCGCCTGCAGGCTGCTTCAATCGTGCTCGCCGACGGGACCCGGCTCATCCATTCCTACAGGCCGGTAAAGGAATTGTTCTGTTTTATCAACAGGCGGATTACGGTTACCGGGGTCGTCACGGTCGATTCGGGCCAGGGACCGGAGGTGCAGCAGGTGATGGCCCCCCATATCGGCATTGATACAATCTCCTTACATCCGGATGAAGAACCGTGCGGGGAAACACCCGTGAGGATTCCCGATCTCCCCTTTATCGAGAAAAAAGCCGATATCGGAAAGTGGCATGACCGATGGGTGCATGTTTACGGCCGCCTATCCGGTCTCGACCTCCGTCCCCATGAATCACTCTGGGCGAATGCAACCCTCCTCTTGCACGACGGGACAACACTATGTTTTGAATGGGTTTCATTTTCCCGATGGTCGCCTTTTGTCGATTCGGACGTTACGGTGACTTTACTGCTTAAGCCGGAACGGGAGGAGAAGGGTGCGCTGTATTTCCGTGCCGGAAGAACGGCCGTTTGCAGCGGTAAAACGGCCCGGTGCGGCATGAATGACTGAAAGATTCGGATATACCGTGAGTACAGCGTCTCTTGTAAAAAGTCCGGGGGCGTATATACTGTATAGACAGAGAGAGAAACGAGATGCCGACTAAAATAACTTTTTATCCGAATGGTACCTGGGAAGGAGGAGCGAGAATTCCTCCCGTGCTGCAGGACATGTCCGATCTTTCCGAATGGATACGCCATTTTCTCAAGGAATATAAAAACCTGGGGAAATTATATGCGAAATATTTTACGAATGACGGAGAACTCATTGGTCAGGAAAAGGCGAATCTCGTGAGTGCCCTTGACGGTATTATCGGCGGGCTTTTACTTCTCCGCAGGTACGTCACGCTAAACACCCCCCTTCATTTCGAATCCCTCGACAACTCGTATAATTTCTGGTTTGAAATAAAGCTCGACACGCTCAACTGGCGCGGAAGGGGTAAGATGAGCAACAGGTATACATTCAACATTTCCAGTTTCGCCCACTGGTACGGCAATACCATGATTCAGAAAATACAGCAGGTTTTCAGGGATTATTCCAGGGCCATGGAGGACGGGAAACTTACCACGGAGGAACGCAACGGCCTTATCCGATTTATCGAAGTTATTATTTTCGATATTCTCGTCATTGAGAAAGTACTTATCGCCACCGATATACACCGGTAATGATTGCTTATGGCGATTTCTTCTTTTATATCTATTTTATAAAGAGGAGCAGTGAAAAATGAGGGAACGAAGACGCTTCCGGCGGCTGGAGCTTGATGTATTGGTGAATTTCTCGGAAAAAGCGCGGGCCCGCGCCAAAAATATCAGTCTGCTCGGGATCTGTATCATCACCAATATCCCCTTTCATGCCGGAGTTTATCTGAATCTCCTTATTACCCTTCCGGATACTACAACGATTGAAACATTGGGCAGAGTGATCTGGCAGAGAAAAATCAAACCGGATGAATACGAGAATGGAATCGAGTTTTATAATATAAACCCGAATGAAAAAAATAAGCTGGATGACTTTATCAGGGGATATAATGCGGAGAAGGGGAACGGATCCTCTTGCTGACGAACAGGCAGGGCATGTTACGGCATCGTCACTTCCCCCAATCCGGCTTGAGAATACCCGACTGGTATTGGAATATGAATATTCATCTTTTATTTTTGTCTTGATTAAAATCGTTTTCTGAATTAGTATCCTGACAATAAATGCAATGTGAAGAGTAAAGGCGGGT
The nucleotide sequence above comes from Spirochaetales bacterium. Encoded proteins:
- a CDS encoding PilZ domain-containing protein produces the protein MRERRRFRRLELDVLVNFSEKARARAKNISLLGICIITNIPFHAGVYLNLLITLPDTTTIETLGRVIWQRKIKPDEYENGIEFYNINPNEKNKLDDFIRGYNAEKGNGSSC